A genome region from Bacillaceae bacterium IKA-2 includes the following:
- a CDS encoding YitT family protein has translation MKTLTFISFGAMLQGLAMAMFLFPYDIPSGGAAGVAILMNYFFQLSNGVSLWLFNFTLLLVAVKWLGKKKTLATIYSVTITSLTISILEFTELTGVTSHLLLVDLVIGAVIFGCGVGVLFRHGSSSGGMAIAALLIEKYRNKPPDKSLFWMNSLIFLSISIVKDWRIIILAIICQWIATKVIDFVYRYKTANKVEQVS, from the coding sequence TTGAAGACATTAACTTTTATAAGCTTTGGTGCAATGTTACAAGGCTTGGCAATGGCCATGTTTCTTTTTCCATATGATATCCCTTCTGGTGGTGCGGCTGGAGTTGCAATTTTAATGAATTATTTTTTCCAGCTTTCCAACGGTGTATCGCTGTGGTTGTTTAATTTCACATTACTTTTAGTAGCAGTTAAATGGCTAGGTAAAAAGAAAACGTTAGCGACTATTTATTCAGTCACGATCACTTCACTAACAATTTCCATCTTGGAATTTACTGAACTGACAGGCGTGACGAGTCATTTATTATTAGTCGATTTAGTTATCGGAGCAGTTATTTTTGGTTGTGGAGTAGGGGTATTGTTTAGGCACGGCTCATCTTCAGGTGGAATGGCTATTGCAGCTTTATTAATCGAAAAGTACCGAAATAAACCACCTGATAAATCGCTATTTTGGATGAATTCACTGATTTTTTTATCGATATCAATCGTTAAGGATTGGCGCATCATCATACTAGCGATTATCTGTCAATGGATCGCCACGAAAGTAATTGATTTTGTGTACCGTTATAAGACAGCAAATAAAGTTGAACAAGTATCATGA
- a CDS encoding DUF3231 family protein — protein MTNTTLPTASTITPYSEKLMMFHTATLNSVGIGHYGRSLGLSPRRDLGANYLRLSAEIALYAEDGTNIMIDNGWLEQPPQATDRDQLNKNQKQ, from the coding sequence TTGACAAATACAACGCTGCCGACTGCTTCAACGATTACGCCGTATTCAGAGAAGCTAATGATGTTCCATACAGCCACATTAAATTCGGTCGGAATTGGACATTATGGTAGAAGTCTCGGTTTGAGTCCGAGACGTGATTTGGGAGCTAATTACCTGCGACTTTCGGCGGAGATTGCCCTTTATGCGGAAGACGGAACGAATATCATGATTGACAACGGTTGGTTAGAGCAACCACCACAGGCAACCGACAGAGACCAGTTAAATAAAAATCAAAAACAATAA
- the istB gene encoding IS21-like element helper ATPase IstB, translating into MQIQEMAHILKLPYIKTNYQMLLDEANHTNMTHRELISRLLERELELRLENGLKHRLRRAKFPLNKYLEDFDKSKYHKKFIPKFEELETLQFIENKENIILIGSPGCGKSHYSIGLGIKACLEGKSVLFISVPNLIIELKEAMSESKLSQYKTKFEKYSLVVLDELGYVSFDKIGCEILFNLLSNRNDKGSIIITTNLAFDRWEEIFKDPMLTGAIVDRLAHKSHILDISREVSHRFEETMSWLKPTK; encoded by the coding sequence ATGCAAATACAAGAAATGGCCCATATACTAAAATTACCCTATATAAAAACCAATTATCAAATGCTTCTTGATGAAGCAAACCATACAAACATGACCCACCGAGAGCTGATAAGTCGTCTACTCGAAAGAGAATTAGAACTAAGGCTTGAGAATGGTTTAAAACATAGACTCAGAAGGGCTAAATTCCCTCTTAACAAGTACTTAGAAGACTTCGACAAGAGTAAGTACCATAAGAAATTTATACCGAAATTCGAAGAACTAGAAACGTTGCAGTTCATTGAAAATAAAGAAAATATAATCTTAATAGGATCTCCTGGCTGCGGGAAATCACATTATAGTATTGGGCTTGGTATTAAGGCGTGTTTGGAAGGCAAAAGTGTATTGTTTATCTCTGTACCTAACTTAATAATAGAGTTAAAAGAAGCAATGAGTGAAAGCAAACTATCGCAATATAAAACCAAATTTGAAAAGTACAGTCTTGTCGTTTTAGATGAACTGGGATACGTATCATTTGACAAAATTGGTTGTGAAATACTATTTAATTTATTATCAAATAGAAACGATAAAGGATCAATAATCATAACAACAAACTTGGCTTTTGATCGCTGGGAAGAGATTTTTAAAGACCCGATGCTTACTGGTGCAATTGTAGATAGACTTGCTCACAAATCACATATCTTAGATATTTCACGAGAAGTAAGTCACCGATTTGAAGAGACAATGTCATGGCTAAAACCAACTAAATAA
- the parC gene encoding DNA topoisomerase IV subunit A encodes MLQPDKYLDLPLEDVIGDRFGRYSKYIIQERALPDARDGLKPVQRRILYSMHKEGNTADKPFRKSAKTVGNVIGNYHPHGDTSVYDAMIRMSQDWKVRYGLVQMHGNNGSIDGDPPAAMRYTEARLAAISTQMMRDIEKDTVDFIPNFDDSDTEPVVLPAMFPNLLVNGSTGISAGYATDIPPHQLGEVIDAAVLQMESPNCTLNELLEIVKGPDFPTGGTIQGAQGIRQAYETGKGKVVVRCKSEIDTIRGGKQQIIITEIPFEIVKSNLVKKMDEIRFDKKVEGIAEVRDDTDRTGLRIVIELKKDANAEAILNYLYKNTDLQITYNFNMVAIFNKRPVLLGLKQLLEAYINHQKEVITRRSAHELLKSEERKHIVEGLIRAISILDEVIAAIRASKDKRDAKDNLMSKFQFTDAQAEAIVSLQLYRLTNTDVTTLQKESDELDKKITQLTEILSSPKKLIQVIKKDLLTIKKTFNDERRTVIEAEIEEIKIDFEVLLPPEEVIVTVTKEGYVKRTSVRSFTASNGDPFGMKEGDRAIGQFETSTTDTLLIFSSKGNYLFIPVRQLPDIRWKDLGQHVANIVPLERGDEIIKAIPIKEFKDDQYLIFFTKSGMAKRTAISEYQAQRHSKPLMALKLKQDDVVVDLHLTDGSQDVFISTAFGYGLLFEEAEISVVGQRATGVKGINLKAGDDLISGFTLNNQEKQHLFVVTHRGAFKKMNVTEFEKSSRAKRGLIMLRELKSNPHRLIALKKADNKSIFHLKTDKGLEEIVEASQIRASDRYSNGSFIIDITKDGAIIDLWEQRKKDEENKKPE; translated from the coding sequence GGATCGATTTGGTCGCTATAGTAAATACATTATTCAAGAACGGGCTTTACCTGATGCCAGAGATGGGTTAAAGCCAGTTCAGCGTAGAATATTATACTCGATGCATAAAGAAGGAAATACGGCTGACAAACCGTTTCGTAAATCAGCGAAAACTGTCGGTAACGTAATTGGTAACTATCATCCTCACGGTGACACATCTGTTTATGATGCCATGATCCGGATGAGCCAAGATTGGAAGGTTCGCTACGGACTTGTCCAAATGCATGGTAATAATGGTTCGATTGATGGTGATCCGCCAGCTGCTATGCGTTATACAGAGGCACGTCTTGCAGCTATTTCGACGCAGATGATGCGTGATATTGAAAAGGACACCGTTGATTTTATTCCTAACTTTGACGATTCTGATACTGAACCAGTTGTCTTGCCGGCGATGTTTCCAAACTTGCTTGTAAATGGATCTACCGGGATATCAGCAGGTTATGCTACAGACATTCCACCACATCAATTAGGGGAAGTCATTGATGCGGCAGTTTTACAAATGGAAAGCCCTAATTGCACATTAAATGAGCTTTTGGAAATCGTTAAAGGACCGGACTTTCCAACTGGTGGAACAATTCAAGGTGCCCAAGGAATTCGTCAAGCTTATGAAACTGGTAAAGGTAAAGTCGTCGTTCGCTGCAAATCAGAAATTGATACGATTCGTGGCGGAAAACAGCAAATAATCATTACCGAAATTCCTTTTGAGATCGTCAAATCTAACCTCGTCAAAAAAATGGACGAAATTCGCTTTGATAAAAAAGTAGAGGGGATTGCTGAAGTTCGTGATGATACTGATCGCACAGGACTAAGGATCGTCATCGAATTAAAAAAGGATGCAAATGCTGAAGCAATTTTAAATTATTTATATAAAAATACAGACCTACAAATTACATATAACTTTAATATGGTTGCTATATTTAATAAACGTCCGGTACTATTAGGACTAAAACAGCTTTTAGAAGCGTATATTAACCACCAAAAAGAAGTGATAACCCGTCGTTCTGCTCATGAACTTCTAAAATCAGAAGAAAGAAAGCATATTGTTGAAGGCTTAATTCGCGCCATCTCAATTTTAGATGAAGTTATTGCAGCCATTCGAGCTTCTAAAGATAAGCGAGATGCGAAAGATAACTTAATGAGTAAGTTCCAATTTACAGATGCTCAAGCAGAAGCGATCGTATCTTTACAGCTGTATCGATTAACAAATACTGACGTAACGACTTTACAAAAAGAAAGTGATGAGTTAGATAAAAAAATCACTCAATTAACTGAGATCCTAAGTAGTCCCAAAAAGCTGATTCAAGTAATTAAAAAGGATCTTCTGACGATTAAGAAGACGTTTAATGATGAACGTCGAACCGTAATTGAAGCAGAGATTGAAGAAATTAAAATAGACTTTGAAGTATTACTTCCTCCCGAAGAGGTGATCGTAACAGTAACAAAGGAAGGGTATGTAAAGAGAACAAGTGTACGCTCTTTTACAGCTTCTAACGGTGATCCTTTCGGTATGAAAGAAGGGGACCGGGCTATCGGACAATTTGAGACGAGTACAACGGATACTTTATTGATTTTTTCTTCAAAAGGAAATTATTTATTTATCCCAGTTCGTCAACTTCCGGATATTCGTTGGAAAGACCTTGGTCAACACGTTGCTAATATCGTCCCTTTAGAACGTGGCGATGAAATTATAAAGGCAATTCCGATCAAGGAATTTAAAGATGATCAATATCTGATTTTCTTTACGAAAAGCGGAATGGCAAAACGAACCGCAATTTCTGAATATCAGGCCCAAAGGCACTCAAAACCGCTTATGGCATTAAAATTAAAACAGGATGATGTCGTTGTTGACTTGCATTTAACAGATGGTTCTCAAGATGTGTTTATCTCTACCGCATTTGGCTATGGCCTATTGTTTGAAGAAGCTGAAATTAGTGTTGTCGGTCAAAGGGCGACAGGAGTAAAAGGAATAAACTTAAAAGCAGGTGACGATCTCATCAGTGGCTTTACCTTAAATAACCAGGAAAAACAACACTTATTCGTCGTGACCCATCGCGGTGCTTTTAAGAAGATGAATGTAACAGAATTTGAGAAATCGTCCCGGGCAAAACGTGGCTTAATCATGTTACGAGAGTTAAAAAGTAATCCACACCGCTTAATTGCCTTAAAGAAAGCCGATAACAAATCGATTTTCCATTTAAAGACGGATAAAGGTCTCGAAGAAATAGTTGAAGCTAGTCAAATAAGAGCTAGTGATCGTTATAGTAACGGTTCTTTTATTATTGATATAACTAAGGATGGAGCAATCATTGATCTTTGGGAACAACGAAAAAAAGATGAGGAAAACAAAAAACCTGAGTAG